One Nocardioides oleivorans DNA segment encodes these proteins:
- a CDS encoding DEDD exonuclease domain-containing protein, producing the protein MSTTAHRPARSSPRWESQRSFDELGRPLRDITFCVVDLETTGGSAAGGSMITEIGAVKVRGGERLGEFQTLVNPHTEIPAFIAVLTGITNSMVRDAPPIESALPAFLEFAAGCVLVAHNAPFDVGFLQHFAREQGRPWPKHEVLDTAKLARRVITRDDAPNCKLSSLARVFNATTTPNHRALDDARATVDVLHGLMERLGGLGVHTLEELQTFSSRVSTAQRRKRHLAEGLPHAPGVYLFRDDRSRVLYVGTSRDLRTRVRTYFTASETRTRMGEMVGLATSVTGIECATPLEAEVRELRLIAEHKPRYNRRSRFPEKVHFVKLTREAWPRLSLVRKVLDDDADYLGPFSSKKTAEKCLAALHDTFPVRQCSGRMPRVPSGSACVLAEMGKCLSPCDGSVDEPAYAAVVRQLRDTLLRSPEEVVEVINQRMAALADSERFEEAGVHRDRLATFVRAAARTQRLSALTRCPEIVAARREDDGRWSVHVVRHGRLAAAGRIPSGADAHQYVRELTASAETVSGAPGPVPAATAEESEKVLRWLESPGIRLVDVDGEWVCPLGGAARHLAVYDAVNQSRLSLVPFDEQRLPSPVHRPVR; encoded by the coding sequence ATGAGCACCACCGCCCACCGCCCGGCACGGAGCTCGCCCCGCTGGGAGTCGCAGCGCAGCTTCGACGAGCTGGGGCGGCCCCTGCGCGACATCACCTTCTGCGTGGTCGACCTCGAGACGACCGGCGGTTCGGCGGCCGGGGGCTCGATGATCACCGAGATCGGCGCCGTCAAGGTGCGTGGCGGCGAGCGGCTCGGCGAGTTCCAGACGCTGGTCAACCCCCACACCGAGATCCCCGCCTTCATCGCGGTGCTCACCGGCATCACCAACTCGATGGTCCGCGACGCGCCGCCCATCGAGTCGGCGCTGCCGGCGTTCCTCGAGTTCGCGGCCGGCTGCGTGCTGGTCGCCCACAACGCCCCCTTCGACGTCGGCTTCCTCCAGCACTTCGCCCGCGAGCAGGGTCGGCCCTGGCCCAAGCACGAGGTCCTCGACACCGCCAAGCTCGCCCGTCGGGTCATCACTCGCGACGACGCCCCGAACTGCAAGCTCTCCTCCCTGGCCCGCGTGTTCAACGCGACCACCACCCCCAACCACCGCGCCCTCGACGACGCGCGCGCCACGGTCGACGTGCTCCACGGCCTGATGGAGCGGCTCGGTGGCCTCGGCGTGCACACGCTGGAGGAGCTCCAGACCTTCTCGTCGCGGGTGAGCACCGCCCAGCGCCGCAAGCGGCACCTGGCCGAGGGGCTCCCCCACGCGCCGGGGGTCTACCTGTTCCGGGACGACCGCTCCCGCGTGCTCTACGTCGGCACGTCCCGCGACCTCCGCACCCGCGTCCGCACCTACTTCACCGCCTCCGAGACCCGCACCCGGATGGGCGAGATGGTCGGCCTGGCCACCTCGGTCACGGGCATCGAGTGCGCGACCCCGCTCGAGGCGGAGGTCCGCGAGCTGCGGCTGATCGCCGAGCACAAGCCGCGCTACAACCGGCGCTCGCGCTTCCCGGAGAAGGTCCACTTCGTCAAGCTCACCCGCGAGGCCTGGCCTCGGTTGTCGCTCGTGCGCAAGGTCCTCGACGACGACGCCGACTACCTCGGGCCCTTCTCCTCGAAGAAGACGGCCGAGAAGTGCCTCGCCGCCCTCCACGACACCTTCCCGGTGCGGCAGTGCAGCGGTCGGATGCCCCGGGTCCCCTCGGGCTCGGCATGCGTGCTGGCCGAGATGGGCAAGTGCCTCTCCCCCTGCGACGGCTCGGTCGACGAGCCGGCCTACGCCGCCGTCGTACGCCAGCTGCGCGACACGTTGCTGCGCAGCCCCGAGGAGGTCGTGGAGGTCATCAACCAGCGCATGGCGGCACTCGCCGACAGCGAGCGGTTCGAGGAGGCCGGCGTGCACCGCGACCGGCTGGCGACCTTCGTGCGGGCCGCCGCGCGCACCCAGCGCCTCTCCGCCCTCACCCGGTGCCCCGAGATCGTCGCCGCGCGCCGCGAGGACGACGGCCGCTGGTCCGTGCACGTCGTGCGCCACGGCCGGCTCGCCGCGGCCGGGCGGATCCCCTCGGGCGCCGACGCCCACCAGTACGTCCGCGAGCTCACCGCGAGCGCCGAGACGGTCAGCGGTGCCCCCGGTCCCGTCCCGGCCGCGACGGCGGAGGAGTCGGAGAAGGTCCTGCGCTGGCTCGAGTCGCCGGGGATCCGGCTGGTCGACGTCGACGGCGAGTGGGTCTGCCCGCTCGGTGGCGCGGCGCGCCACCTGGCCGTCTACGACGCCGTCAACCAGTCGCGGCTGTCGCTGGTGCCGTTCGACGAGCAGCGGCTGCCCTCACCGGTGCACCGACCCGTGCGGTGA
- a CDS encoding NYN domain-containing protein, whose protein sequence is MTAPADLPERLRLRVVALVSAVLPSVTPVPPSLRKVAAFAPARRARLGGGAIWEALADDDFRHRAAVQVSAIPAGDDPVEGAARAWLARDEGWEATVDAVAVDLGRDDARDDQHQAEVARLTAQVVSLQAEVATLRSAHREELEAARGDHKVLRQRLGEARGVLRAAEQARDEAFAARDEAVGAAAATARAAEADVRRLRAQLDEAESGLAAQRRDVRSERDAATIRARLLLDAVVESATGLRRELGLAAVDGSPADAVEAQLAGIESAPTSSAPATPALLDQVLAMPRARLVVDGYNVTKAAWPSATLEAQRSRLVAALGPLVARSGAETTVVFDAAESTTRTAMPAPRGVRVVFSPSGVIADDVIRQLVAAEPRGRVVVTVTDDQALARDLARAGARVVPTAALIGLVG, encoded by the coding sequence GTGACAGCGCCGGCAGACCTGCCCGAGCGGCTCCGCCTCCGGGTGGTCGCGCTCGTCTCCGCGGTGCTGCCCTCGGTCACCCCCGTCCCGCCGTCGCTGCGCAAGGTGGCGGCGTTCGCGCCGGCCCGCCGTGCGCGGCTCGGTGGCGGCGCGATCTGGGAGGCGCTCGCCGACGACGACTTCCGCCACCGCGCCGCCGTGCAGGTGTCGGCGATCCCGGCGGGCGACGACCCGGTCGAGGGTGCCGCCCGCGCGTGGCTGGCGCGTGACGAGGGCTGGGAGGCCACGGTCGACGCCGTCGCGGTCGACCTCGGCCGCGACGACGCGCGCGACGACCAGCACCAGGCCGAGGTCGCCCGCCTGACCGCCCAGGTCGTCAGCCTCCAGGCAGAGGTCGCGACGCTGCGGTCGGCGCACCGCGAGGAGCTCGAGGCGGCCCGCGGCGACCACAAGGTGCTCCGCCAGCGGCTCGGGGAGGCCCGCGGCGTCCTGCGTGCCGCCGAGCAGGCCCGCGACGAGGCGTTCGCCGCCCGCGACGAGGCAGTGGGGGCGGCAGCGGCGACCGCGAGGGCCGCGGAGGCCGACGTACGCCGGTTGCGGGCCCAGCTCGACGAGGCCGAGTCGGGCCTGGCGGCCCAGCGCCGTGACGTGCGGTCCGAGCGCGACGCGGCCACGATCCGGGCGCGGCTGCTGCTCGACGCGGTCGTCGAGTCCGCCACCGGCCTGCGTCGTGAGCTCGGCCTCGCCGCGGTCGACGGCAGTCCGGCCGACGCGGTGGAGGCCCAGCTCGCGGGCATCGAGTCGGCGCCGACGTCGAGCGCCCCGGCCACGCCCGCGCTGCTCGACCAGGTGCTGGCGATGCCGCGTGCCCGACTGGTCGTCGACGGCTACAACGTCACCAAGGCGGCCTGGCCGAGCGCGACCCTGGAGGCCCAGCGCAGCCGGCTGGTCGCCGCCCTCGGTCCGCTGGTCGCACGGTCCGGTGCGGAGACCACGGTCGTGTTCGACGCGGCCGAGTCCACCACCCGGACCGCGATGCCGGCCCCGCGCGGCGTGCGCGTGGTGTTCAGCCCGTCGGGCGTGATCGCGGACGACGTGATCCGGCAGCTGGTGGCCGCCGAGCCCCGCGGCCGGGTCGTGGTCACGGTGACCGACGACCAGGCGCTCGCCAGGGACCTGGCCCGCGCCGGCGCGCGGGTGGTGCCGACGGCGGCGCTGATCGGCCTCGTCGGATGA
- a CDS encoding glycosyltransferase family 87 protein, translating to MTVGGLRPHFPVAVAWLYAIMLVWVTVDITSDVGPGHDAHAYWRVWQVPRSEVYATTPGYLDAFNYSPAFAQAIWPLAQLPWPVFGTLWSLGALLAFVYMLSPLGWRLALPLVLCCAQEIVSGNIFWVLALVVVASARPGAGPAGASWWSVVLLTKVTPALGPLWYALRRQWPQLACSVGATLVVVAVSAAVSPDLWRDWTAFLLDNAQGTAGVGSTALGPLAVRLPIALALLGWGALTDRVWTLPLAMALATPVAGPAAFTMLAAIPRLRRPVEHREPVREPVRES from the coding sequence GTGACCGTCGGCGGCCTGCGACCCCACTTCCCCGTCGCCGTGGCGTGGCTCTACGCGATCATGCTGGTCTGGGTCACCGTGGACATCACGTCCGACGTCGGTCCCGGTCACGACGCCCATGCCTACTGGCGGGTCTGGCAGGTCCCCCGCAGCGAGGTCTACGCGACCACGCCGGGCTACCTCGACGCCTTCAACTACTCCCCGGCCTTCGCCCAGGCGATCTGGCCGCTCGCCCAGCTGCCCTGGCCGGTCTTCGGGACGTTGTGGTCGCTGGGAGCCCTGTTGGCTTTCGTCTACATGCTGAGCCCGTTGGGCTGGCGGCTCGCCCTGCCCCTGGTCCTGTGCTGCGCCCAGGAGATCGTCAGCGGCAACATCTTCTGGGTGCTGGCGCTGGTCGTGGTGGCGAGCGCCCGTCCGGGCGCAGGGCCCGCCGGCGCCTCGTGGTGGTCGGTCGTGCTGCTGACGAAGGTGACCCCGGCCCTCGGTCCCCTCTGGTACGCCCTGCGTCGCCAGTGGCCGCAGCTCGCGTGCAGCGTGGGGGCCACCCTCGTGGTCGTGGCGGTCTCGGCCGCGGTCTCGCCCGACCTGTGGCGCGACTGGACCGCCTTCCTCCTCGACAACGCGCAGGGCACGGCGGGCGTCGGGTCGACGGCTCTCGGTCCGCTGGCGGTCCGCCTGCCGATCGCCCTCGCGCTGCTCGGGTGGGGCGCCCTGACCGACCGGGTGTGGACGCTCCCGCTCGCGATGGCCCTGGCGACACCGGTGGCGGGACCGGCCGCGTTCACCATGCTGGCCGCCATCCCCCGGCTCAGGAGACCGGTCGAGCACCGGGAGCCGGTCAGGGAGCCGGTCAGGGAGTCCTGA
- a CDS encoding NlpC/P60 family protein, which translates to MPATPAQADPSIKDVKARVDRLYHEAEAAQERLHDAELDLADLRSDLSGLEADQDRQDERLEVVRDQASDAVVRQLEGEGISTVGQIVVSEDPGAFLDSLSTMSSFNDLQSSLLTSYDTELEALEIRREATDAREKEIADLTDQLSTDKQTVDDKLAEAKDLLADLEAEERERILASRGSSVRMPSDVPASGRAAAAIQYAMAQVGDAYVYGAAGESAFDCSGLTMRAWAQAGVSLPHSSSAQYGSGPHVAASDLQPGDLVFYYSPISHVGMYIGNGMIVHAANPGAGVTVSGLYSMPYVGAVRPG; encoded by the coding sequence GTGCCTGCGACACCTGCGCAGGCCGACCCCAGCATCAAGGACGTCAAGGCACGCGTCGACCGCCTCTACCACGAGGCCGAGGCCGCCCAGGAGCGCCTGCACGACGCCGAGCTCGACCTCGCCGACCTCCGCAGCGACCTGTCCGGCCTCGAGGCCGACCAGGACCGCCAGGACGAGCGTCTCGAGGTCGTCCGCGACCAGGCCTCCGACGCCGTCGTGCGCCAGCTCGAGGGCGAGGGCATCTCGACCGTCGGCCAGATCGTGGTCTCGGAGGACCCGGGCGCCTTCCTCGACTCGCTGTCGACGATGTCGTCCTTCAACGACCTCCAGTCCTCCCTCCTGACCAGCTACGACACCGAGCTCGAGGCACTCGAGATCCGTCGCGAGGCCACCGACGCCCGCGAGAAGGAGATCGCCGACCTCACCGACCAGCTGAGCACGGACAAGCAGACGGTCGACGACAAGCTCGCCGAGGCCAAGGACCTGCTCGCCGACCTCGAGGCCGAGGAGCGCGAGCGCATCCTGGCCTCGCGCGGCAGCTCGGTCCGGATGCCCAGCGACGTGCCGGCCTCCGGCCGCGCGGCCGCCGCCATCCAGTACGCCATGGCGCAGGTCGGAGACGCCTACGTCTACGGCGCCGCGGGCGAGAGCGCCTTCGACTGCAGCGGCCTCACCATGCGCGCCTGGGCCCAGGCCGGCGTGTCGCTGCCGCACTCCTCGAGCGCCCAGTACGGCTCCGGTCCGCACGTCGCCGCGAGCGACCTGCAGCCGGGCGACCTGGTGTTCTACTACAGCCCGATCAGCCACGTCGGCATGTACATCGGCAACGGCATGATCGTCCACGCCGCCAACCCCGGTGCCGGCGTCACCGTCTCGGGCCTCTACTCGATGCCCTACGTCGGCGCGGTCCGCCCTGGCTGA
- a CDS encoding Flp family type IVb pilin, whose product MLLLHKLLTLRAVRDERGATAVEYGLMVAMIAIVIVGAVALFGTNVKALFSVPAGVFTP is encoded by the coding sequence ATGCTGCTGCTCCACAAGTTGCTGACGCTCCGCGCGGTTCGCGACGAGCGCGGCGCCACTGCTGTCGAGTACGGCCTCATGGTTGCGATGATCGCCATCGTGATCGTCGGCGCCGTCGCCCTGTTCGGCACGAACGTCAAGGCACTTTTCTCCGTCCCGGCCGGGGTCTTCACCCCCTGA
- a CDS encoding Flp family type IVb pilin: MIEKLQFMTIMLVNDMKAKRDERGATAVEYGLMVALIAIVIIGAVTLLGGNLKTLFSNIASQI; the protein is encoded by the coding sequence ATGATCGAGAAGCTCCAGTTCATGACCATCATGCTCGTCAACGACATGAAGGCCAAGCGCGACGAGCGCGGCGCCACCGCCGTCGAGTACGGCCTCATGGTCGCCCTCATCGCCATCGTCATCATCGGTGCCGTCACCCTCCTCGGTGGCAACCTGAAGACGCTCTTCAGCAACATCGCGTCGCAGATCTGA
- a CDS encoding response regulator transcription factor, whose translation MSTTVMLVDDHELIRQGLARAFERDEDMHVVGQAGSVNEGLRVFGELTPDVVVTDLQLPDGHGLEIVRAIREGNDAVGLVVLTMHAGDEQIFAAMEAGASAFVGKDSKSSEVVSAAKHAAVAPRTFLCAGLSAAMMRRATAPAAPRLSAREEEVLELLAEGLGTSDIAGRLYLSESTAKTHITHIYQKLGAANRAQALVTAMRMGLLQS comes from the coding sequence ATGAGCACCACCGTCATGCTGGTCGACGACCACGAACTGATCCGTCAGGGGCTCGCCCGCGCCTTCGAGCGCGACGAGGACATGCACGTCGTCGGCCAGGCCGGGAGCGTCAACGAGGGGCTCCGGGTCTTCGGAGAGCTCACCCCCGACGTCGTCGTCACCGACCTCCAGCTGCCCGACGGGCACGGCCTGGAGATCGTCCGCGCCATCCGTGAGGGCAACGACGCCGTCGGCCTCGTCGTGCTCACCATGCACGCGGGCGACGAGCAGATCTTCGCCGCCATGGAGGCCGGCGCGTCCGCCTTCGTCGGCAAGGACAGCAAGTCCTCGGAGGTCGTCAGCGCCGCCAAGCACGCGGCCGTGGCACCGCGCACGTTCCTGTGCGCCGGCCTCAGCGCCGCGATGATGCGCCGTGCCACGGCTCCGGCCGCCCCGCGCCTCTCGGCGCGCGAGGAGGAGGTCCTCGAGCTGCTGGCGGAGGGCCTGGGCACCAGCGACATCGCCGGACGGCTCTACCTGAGCGAGTCCACGGCCAAGACGCACATCACCCACATCTACCAGAAGCTGGGTGCCGCGAACCGTGCCCAGGCGCTCGTCACCGCGATGCGGATGGGCCTGCTCCAGAGCTGA
- a CDS encoding sensor histidine kinase codes for MRLTDLRDRTRPSGGVLYTWRVTTAIRVFALALAAGIVLSEGQAGSTWPLLGALGVIAATGAALDWTPEPHRASWTAAAEMLLAALMLGSADASAGLYAYLAAPPVLTGVRHGLVTTVNVTAVGALGVLAAAAGAAGTDPRPALSAAGPWLLSGLGAGLLTSWQSRSLRDQDARRAPYQAAHQLMAQLHGLARRREVELDTAQVAEDLGADLRRKTGAVASAVFSGSHEDDSVLLSGYGDVSALDAQIRLPSSSRAPDVRVLAIQGTGGVLGHLVLGGVLRWNDEIAEKAAEVTDNFALRMDTAVLFDELRQMATSEERNRLAREMHDGVAQEIVALGYVVDEIESVSDDPRARELAASLRAEITRVVSELRYSIYDLRHQVSEHRLSGALAEYVRDLSTGTDLRVHLTFEESGPALSGRTEAELLRVAQEAISNVRRHSRARNLWVGFLTDGRTIDLQIEDDGIGHAGPKDRHWGLTTMAERATGIGATLQVGDRPGGGTRVHLHSDHSTRAREGSALP; via the coding sequence ATGCGCCTGACCGATCTGAGGGACAGGACGAGGCCGTCGGGCGGGGTGCTCTACACGTGGCGTGTCACGACCGCCATCCGGGTCTTCGCGCTCGCCCTCGCTGCAGGCATCGTCCTCTCCGAGGGGCAGGCCGGCAGCACCTGGCCGCTCCTGGGAGCCCTCGGCGTCATCGCCGCCACCGGAGCGGCCCTCGACTGGACCCCCGAGCCCCACCGGGCCTCGTGGACCGCGGCGGCCGAGATGCTGCTCGCGGCCCTGATGCTCGGCAGTGCGGACGCCTCGGCGGGGTTGTACGCCTACCTCGCCGCACCACCGGTCCTGACCGGCGTACGCCACGGGCTGGTGACGACCGTCAACGTCACCGCCGTCGGCGCGCTGGGCGTGCTGGCCGCGGCAGCCGGTGCGGCGGGCACCGACCCTCGTCCGGCCCTGTCCGCCGCCGGCCCCTGGCTGCTGAGCGGCCTCGGTGCCGGCCTGCTGACCAGCTGGCAGTCGCGCTCGCTCCGCGACCAGGACGCCCGGCGCGCGCCCTACCAGGCCGCCCACCAGCTGATGGCCCAGCTCCACGGACTCGCCCGGCGGCGCGAGGTCGAGCTCGACACCGCCCAGGTCGCCGAGGACCTCGGGGCCGACCTGCGCCGCAAGACGGGCGCGGTCGCGTCCGCGGTCTTCTCCGGGTCCCACGAGGACGACTCGGTGCTCCTGTCCGGGTACGGCGACGTGTCGGCGCTCGACGCACAGATCAGGCTGCCCAGCAGCAGCCGCGCGCCGGACGTCCGCGTGCTGGCGATCCAGGGGACCGGCGGGGTCCTCGGCCACCTGGTGCTGGGCGGGGTGCTGCGCTGGAACGACGAGATCGCCGAGAAGGCTGCCGAGGTCACCGACAACTTCGCGCTCCGGATGGACACCGCGGTGCTGTTCGACGAGCTGCGCCAGATGGCCACCTCCGAGGAGCGCAACCGGCTGGCCCGCGAGATGCACGACGGCGTGGCGCAGGAGATCGTCGCGCTCGGCTACGTCGTCGACGAGATCGAGTCCGTGTCCGACGACCCGCGCGCGCGGGAGCTAGCCGCGTCGCTGCGGGCCGAGATCACGCGCGTGGTGAGCGAGCTGCGCTACTCCATCTACGACCTCCGGCACCAGGTCAGCGAGCACCGGCTCTCCGGCGCGCTGGCGGAGTACGTCCGCGACCTCAGCACCGGCACGGACCTCCGGGTCCACCTGACCTTCGAGGAGTCCGGTCCGGCCCTGTCCGGCCGGACCGAGGCCGAGCTGCTCCGCGTCGCCCAGGAGGCGATCAGCAACGTGCGTCGCCACTCGCGCGCGCGGAACCTGTGGGTGGGCTTCCTGACCGACGGCCGCACCATCGACCTCCAGATCGAGGACGACGGCATCGGCCACGCCGGTCCCAAGGACCGCCACTGGGGCCTGACCACGATGGCCGAACGGGCGACCGGCATCGGCGCCACCCTGCAGGTCGGCGACCGCCCCGGCGGCGGCACCCGCGTCCACCTGCACTCCGACCACTCCACCCGAGCCCGAGAGGGGAGCGCTCTTCCATGA
- a CDS encoding type II secretion system F family protein: MVLWIGAGLIFLALVTVLSVFGVISKERRGVARSVAAIQAIGQSSPDMLKTELERPFAERVLGPLGDQLVGTGRKLVRADTARKLEFRLNVAGNPPGWDANRLIGLKVLGLAGFGGIGFLYLAGSDWPFARVLIVTGLAAAFGYLLPNILLYNAGQKREKLMRNSLPDALDLLTVSVEAGLGFDAAVDRVARNTDGPLAAEFSRLLQEMNIGVGRTDAMRAMAERTSLDDLKSFCLAMVQADSLGIPIGRVLRIQSAEMRTKRRQRAEEKAQQVPVRMMIPLILFILPCLFLVIMGPAAIQIADTFGNQ; the protein is encoded by the coding sequence ATGGTGCTCTGGATCGGAGCAGGGCTCATCTTCCTGGCCCTCGTCACGGTGCTGTCCGTCTTCGGCGTGATCAGCAAGGAGCGGCGCGGCGTCGCCAGGTCGGTCGCGGCCATCCAGGCGATCGGCCAGTCGTCCCCCGACATGCTCAAGACCGAGCTCGAGCGTCCCTTCGCCGAGCGCGTCCTCGGCCCGCTCGGCGACCAGCTCGTCGGCACCGGCCGCAAGCTGGTGCGCGCCGACACGGCGCGCAAGCTCGAGTTCCGGCTCAACGTGGCCGGCAACCCGCCCGGGTGGGACGCCAACCGGCTCATCGGCCTGAAGGTGCTCGGCCTGGCCGGGTTCGGCGGCATCGGGTTCCTCTACCTCGCCGGCAGCGACTGGCCGTTCGCCCGGGTGCTGATCGTCACGGGGCTCGCGGCCGCCTTCGGCTACCTGCTGCCCAACATCCTGCTCTACAACGCCGGGCAGAAGCGCGAGAAGCTCATGCGCAACTCCCTCCCCGACGCCCTCGACCTGCTCACGGTGTCGGTCGAGGCAGGACTCGGCTTCGACGCCGCGGTCGACCGCGTGGCCCGCAACACCGACGGCCCGCTCGCCGCCGAGTTCTCCCGCCTGCTCCAGGAGATGAACATCGGCGTCGGTCGCACCGACGCTATGCGCGCGATGGCCGAGCGCACCTCGCTCGACGACCTCAAGTCGTTCTGCCTCGCGATGGTCCAGGCCGACAGCCTCGGCATCCCCATCGGCCGCGTGCTGCGCATCCAGAGCGCCGAGATGCGCACCAAGCGCCGTCAGCGTGCCGAGGAGAAGGCCCAGCAGGTCCCGGTCCGGATGATGATCCCGCTCATCCTCTTCATCCTGCCGTGCCTCTTCCTGGTGATCATGGGACCGGCGGCGATCCAGATCGCTGACACATTCGGGAACCAGTGA
- a CDS encoding type II secretion system F family protein, translating into MNVLTRRIAGVAAGVVLAMSAAPAWAADEITIDHVESDGGAVSLLVSTDELPAGTTVDPSEVYVELNGGAVEATAKLVDQGDIDRSTVIVLDASNSMKGQGKFAAATTAINAFLDSAPEDVAIGLVAFAGEVTTTLSPTVDHAAVRQALADVTLGKGTNVYDAIVEGVKLLDQDGARNLLVLSDGADTGSDMTLDVATIAAQEADVVVDVVSLVQGARSDELSTVATETDGSVIPADPAVLTSVFNERANALAQQLLVTFEAPAGSGADANIDVVIKADGTDYHDTAFATLGPGFDVPDVVTSGKSLVGNTGMMVGAGALAIGLFGLLATAFISAGDNRSQSVRQLEAYFNGAGGAQAGKKKRKAAATTDLKGSAVSVANKLVSADLETRISQRLSGAGSALTASEWVLVHSGIVFAGGVIGFIMGGIALSLMLVLLGAVVPWFYLKFRHGRRLSQFNGQLAQTLGLMAGGLQAGLSLPQAVDTVVREGHEPMAGELRRALVEQRLGVDITEALDGVAERMESDDFSWVVMAVRIQREVGGNLAEILHTVADTLREREYLRRQVKALSAEGRLSGYILTGLPPLIFFYMTFANPDYVALLYTTVPGYIIMALALFLLGLGSFAMAKLATVEV; encoded by the coding sequence GGCGCGGTGAGCCTCCTCGTGTCGACCGACGAGCTCCCCGCCGGCACGACCGTCGACCCCTCCGAGGTCTACGTCGAGCTCAACGGCGGCGCCGTCGAGGCGACCGCGAAGCTCGTGGACCAGGGCGACATCGACCGCTCGACGGTCATCGTGCTGGACGCCAGCAACAGCATGAAGGGGCAGGGGAAGTTCGCGGCGGCGACCACCGCCATCAACGCGTTCCTCGACTCCGCGCCCGAGGACGTGGCGATCGGCCTGGTCGCCTTCGCGGGCGAGGTCACCACGACCCTGTCCCCCACCGTGGACCACGCGGCGGTGCGCCAGGCGCTCGCCGACGTCACGCTGGGCAAGGGCACCAACGTCTACGACGCCATCGTCGAGGGCGTGAAGCTGCTCGACCAGGACGGTGCGCGCAACCTGCTCGTCCTCTCCGACGGCGCGGACACCGGCAGCGACATGACGCTCGACGTCGCCACGATCGCCGCCCAGGAGGCCGACGTCGTCGTCGACGTGGTCTCCCTGGTGCAGGGCGCCAGGAGCGACGAGCTGTCCACCGTCGCCACGGAGACCGACGGCTCGGTCATCCCGGCCGACCCGGCGGTCCTCACCTCGGTCTTCAACGAGCGCGCGAACGCGCTCGCCCAGCAGCTGCTGGTCACCTTCGAGGCGCCTGCAGGCAGCGGCGCGGACGCCAACATCGACGTGGTGATCAAGGCCGACGGGACCGACTACCACGACACCGCGTTCGCCACCCTCGGCCCCGGGTTCGACGTCCCGGACGTGGTGACCTCCGGCAAGTCGCTGGTCGGCAACACGGGCATGATGGTCGGTGCCGGTGCGCTGGCGATCGGCCTGTTCGGCCTCCTCGCCACGGCGTTCATCAGCGCCGGCGACAACCGCTCGCAGTCGGTGCGCCAGCTCGAGGCGTACTTCAACGGCGCGGGCGGCGCCCAGGCCGGCAAGAAGAAGCGCAAGGCCGCCGCCACGACGGACCTCAAGGGCTCGGCCGTGTCGGTGGCCAACAAGCTCGTCAGCGCCGACCTCGAGACCAGGATCTCCCAGCGCCTCTCCGGCGCCGGATCGGCCCTCACCGCCTCCGAGTGGGTCCTGGTGCACTCCGGCATCGTCTTCGCGGGCGGCGTCATCGGCTTCATCATGGGCGGCATCGCGCTCAGCCTGATGCTGGTGCTGCTCGGTGCGGTCGTCCCGTGGTTCTACCTCAAGTTCCGCCACGGCCGTCGGCTCAGCCAGTTCAACGGCCAGCTCGCCCAGACCCTGGGCCTGATGGCCGGCGGCCTCCAGGCCGGACTCTCCCTCCCGCAGGCGGTCGACACCGTGGTCCGGGAGGGGCACGAGCCGATGGCCGGCGAGCTGCGGCGTGCCCTCGTGGAGCAGCGCCTCGGCGTCGACATCACCGAGGCCCTCGACGGCGTGGCCGAGCGGATGGAGAGCGACGACTTCTCCTGGGTCGTGATGGCCGTCCGGATCCAGCGGGAGGTCGGCGGCAACCTCGCCGAGATCCTCCACACGGTCGCCGACACCCTGCGCGAGCGCGAGTACCTGCGCCGCCAGGTGAAGGCGCTGAGTGCGGAAGGCCGGCTCTCGGGTTACATTCTGACCGGACTCCCCCCGCTGATCTTCTTCTACATGACCTTCGCGAACCCGGACTACGTCGCCCTTCTCTACACGACCGTGCCCGGTTACATCATCATGGCGCTGGCCCTGTTCCTCCTGGGTCTCGGTTCGTTCGCCATGGCCAAGCTCGCGACGGTGGAGGTCTGA